The Candidatus Paceibacterota bacterium sequence CCACGCCGACGATGGGAATCGCCAATTCGTTGCATAGCAGCTTGATGGCGTTCATGACCTCGCGTTGCTTGGTCACCGTCCCCGTCAGGAGAGAGTGGAACTCATCGATTACCAGGATACGCACATGGCAGTCTCGCATCAGATGAACCACCTGATAGCGCAGCTTAGAAGCCGGGTCCGTCGCTCGGTACGGTGTCCAGAAACGCTCCAGGATCGCTATATACAACCCCTTTTCGTCTGCGCTGGGCGGCGCTTCGCTTACAATAACTGGTTTAACGGGTTCGGCATTCTCATTGACGTAGCCCTCTCCATGCAACTTCTGAAAGCGCCGAATAATCGTTGTCTTCCCGTTATTGGAGTCACCAACGATCAGCAGATTAGGCATGCGTGGGCGCATGGGCTTTTCCATTAAACCGCGCAAGTTATCCAAAAGGCGATTAGCCTGGGCATAACCAATCCAACGCGGCTCGTCGAGAAATGCCATGCGGTCCTTATCCGACATTCCTAAAACATGGCGGAATTCCGGATGAATATGAGCGAGGTCTATCATGCAATATCATCCAATGGCTTAACAACGCCTTCCAGCAACATCGAGGCAGGGGCCGCTTTCTCCAATACGCTTCTATTTGAAGTCAGCGGCTGTGATGGAGATACCTTTTTCGCGTGTTCCTTGCGCTTTTGCTGCTGGCGACGCGCCTTTTTCGTCCTTTCCGACGAGCCATCGACCTGTTGCCGCAGATCATTCAAGGCTTGGAGCACCATGACCTCATCCACAGATTTCATACCCTGCTGACGAGCGCGACTTACCGCCTGCTGGTACTCCCAGATACTCATGCTCGGCATCGCCTGATCCGCGTATGGGACGCGAAAATACATTTTTAACTCAGGATCATGGAACCAGATCACGCTGATATCACGGGGATCACGGCGGAAAATGAATTGCCGCTTTTTACCGGGGGTATCCGGGTCATCCGCATTGATCCACTGCCGGATAACGTCCGCATAATAGGTCAGCCCATCTACGGAAACACCATCCGCCTGAATAGTCCGCTTGAACATCGGCAAGAAGTCATATAACAATACCTCACGATTCGCAGGTAACGCGGGCATTCCACGGCCCGGGGTGTCTTTATCCCCGAAGATACCCAGTTCCCACTTTTTCTCGGGCGTCATACCGATGGAAGAATGGAGTCGCTTGTGATACACCTTGCAAATAAGAGTAACCAGCCATGTTTCAAATTCCGACTTGGTCATCGTAGCGTGCTTCTCGGAGTCGTATTCGTCCCGTTCTTTTATCGACGAGAACGTAGTTCCGGGTAGATCATGGATCTCTTTCAGCATGGTGCCCAATAAACGTTCGATGTGACCACCATAGCGGGGCTGCTTTACCGGGCGGTATTCAAGCCGAATATTGTACATCATGCAGGAATTACGGAAGCTTTCCGAGCGAAAATCCGATCCATTATCCACATGAATGGTCGTCATCAGACCAGACACCGGCCATTTTGCATCGACATGATGCAAGACCAACCAATCATCTTTGGGAAGTATAGCTTGCGCCACACACATTGCCACAGAGGTTACCGAAGGTGCGTCAAAGGACAGATAGTAGCCAACGATCATGCGACTAAAAACATCTATTGCCATAGTAATATAGGGGCGGCCAATGGGTTTGCGATAAATATCGTCAACCAGAATAATGTCTGCGGGTGTGTGGTCTATCTGCACAACAGCCAATGGATAATCCGCGTTGGGGAACTGACTAGGGACAGGAATAAACTTGTTCTTGGCCTTCTCACGATATCCCCGTTTGCGTAGCGTCTCCCGCTCACTAATCTCAGCAACCCTGGCGCGTATCGTGTTCGGGTGCGGGATCTCAGTGAGTTGCGCTTCAATGCACCGTCGGCGCGCTTCCAAAACCACTTTCTGAACGGAGGGCCGCTGCACAGTCAGATACAACGCATTGATAACGTCCTGAATAATCTGTTCCGCATGCAACGATATTTTCTTGGCGCCTCTCCTGACCCCTCTTTTCTCCGGCATGAGTCCGTCAAGAGTTCCCGCATCCCGATATAGCTTCAGCCAACGGTAAAGCGTGGTGAAGTTGATTCCCACCTCTTGAGCTCGGGCCTCTACTTCACGTCGCCCCACGTCAAATCGGTCCAGAAGCGGTTGTATCGCGGCATATCGGGATTGCGCCGTCTTCCAGTCTTCGTCGGCAACGGTATCCAGATCACGAACCATTACGGTGCCACCCACTGCAGGCGCCAAGTCTGCAATACGCAGGGTGCAACTCCGGGCAGACTCCACATCTAACCCAATGACGGTTTCCAAATCTAGCACCTCAGTGATGCGATAAATCTTTCCGGAGGTCACCACCATCTTCCCTGGCGCAGGCAGAAACGTTTGTCGGGCCGGCTTAGTCATGATCCGGCACCCAAAGTTCGCTGGCGTGGGACAATGGCTGTGACCAGTCGCACTCCATCCGTGCAGTCGCCAGCAGGTGCCACAGGTGGCTAATGCCTATGGCGCGGTCCACTTCTCCAAAAAAGTGGCGGGCCAACAGGTGATCGAACGTCGCTGTCCCCATTTGACGCAGATTCCCGATAATCCATTCAGACTCTTC is a genomic window containing:
- a CDS encoding DDE-type integrase/transposase/recombinase; protein product: MTKPARQTFLPAPGKMVVTSGKIYRITEVLDLETVIGLDVESARSCTLRIADLAPAVGGTVMVRDLDTVADEDWKTAQSRYAAIQPLLDRFDVGRREVEARAQEVGINFTTLYRWLKLYRDAGTLDGLMPEKRGVRRGAKKISLHAEQIIQDVINALYLTVQRPSVQKVVLEARRRCIEAQLTEIPHPNTIRARVAEISERETLRKRGYREKAKNKFIPVPSQFPNADYPLAVVQIDHTPADIILVDDIYRKPIGRPYITMAIDVFSRMIVGYYLSFDAPSVTSVAMCVAQAILPKDDWLVLHHVDAKWPVSGLMTTIHVDNGSDFRSESFRNSCMMYNIRLEYRPVKQPRYGGHIERLLGTMLKEIHDLPGTTFSSIKERDEYDSEKHATMTKSEFETWLVTLICKVYHKRLHSSIGMTPEKKWELGIFGDKDTPGRGMPALPANREVLLYDFLPMFKRTIQADGVSVDGLTYYADVIRQWINADDPDTPGKKRQFIFRRDPRDISVIWFHDPELKMYFRVPYADQAMPSMSIWEYQQAVSRARQQGMKSVDEVMVLQALNDLRQQVDGSSERTKKARRQQQKRKEHAKKVSPSQPLTSNRSVLEKAAPASMLLEGVVKPLDDIA
- a CDS encoding TniB family NTP-binding protein, whose protein sequence is MIDLAHIHPEFRHVLGMSDKDRMAFLDEPRWIGYAQANRLLDNLRGLMEKPMRPRMPNLLIVGDSNNGKTTIIRRFQKLHGEGYVNENAEPVKPVIVSEAPPSADEKGLYIAILERFWTPYRATDPASKLRYQVVHLMRDCHVRILVIDEFHSLLTGTVTKQREVMNAIKLLCNELAIPIVGVGTREAVRVLHTDPQHASRFDVVTLPPWELNPEFQQLVASFEQVLPLKNPSLLHQSETVSLLFAISEGNLGNLHRLLVACAVEAIKTGTEKIDKSIIEGKQWLRPTRGIRELV